A part of Synechococcus sp. KORDI-49 genomic DNA contains:
- a CDS encoding carbonic anhydrase: MPMQRRELLNACGGLSVAVLAGVQVAEAAESRFCSPEDPLQALMEGNRRFSRAWRDAAANPSTDLSVLLHGNRCFNPPGDLIDGQQPWATVLTCADSRVSPSWIFDTTPGELFVIRNAGNTAFTEAIASVEYSVSVLNTPLVMVMGHSGCGAVTSAMGGDDLSPSLERLLNPIREQISDSTTLDEAIRRNARGTAAKLLKQSDLLSQAEADGRMRLVVSCFDLTSGAVILI, encoded by the coding sequence ATGCCGATGCAACGCCGAGAGCTGCTGAACGCCTGTGGGGGCCTCAGTGTGGCTGTGCTTGCAGGTGTGCAGGTGGCAGAAGCAGCTGAATCGAGGTTCTGCTCACCGGAGGATCCACTGCAGGCGCTGATGGAGGGCAACCGGCGCTTCAGCCGGGCCTGGCGGGACGCTGCGGCCAACCCCTCAACAGACCTCAGCGTTCTGCTCCACGGCAACCGCTGCTTCAATCCCCCTGGTGATCTGATCGATGGTCAACAGCCTTGGGCAACGGTGTTGACCTGCGCCGATTCGAGGGTCTCCCCCAGCTGGATCTTCGACACCACGCCCGGGGAACTGTTCGTGATCCGCAATGCAGGCAACACCGCCTTCACGGAAGCGATCGCCTCAGTTGAATACAGCGTCAGTGTCCTCAACACCCCCCTCGTGATGGTGATGGGCCACAGCGGCTGCGGTGCGGTGACCTCTGCCATGGGCGGTGATGATCTGTCGCCATCACTGGAACGACTGCTGAACCCGATCCGGGAGCAGATTTCGGACAGCACGACCCTCGATGAGGCGATCAGACGCAATGCGAGGGGAACCGCGGCAAAGCTTCTGAAACAGAGTGATCTGCTGAGTCAGGCGGAAGCTGACGGCCGCATGAGACTGGTGGTCAGTTGTTTCGACCTCACCAGCGGTGCGGTGATCCTGATCTGA
- a CDS encoding formate/nitrite transporter family protein: MDYVLPNELVDGMIAAGGKKSTVSIKNLLIRGFYSGAILGLAVILALTVGILTKLPFVGSLLFPFGFASIVLFGMELVTGNFALLPMATWAGKSSWPATFRNWIWVWIGNWIGTAVVALIMAISLTSGTMDGAADNVGPPIWDAVAQKIIALNQINVEKKYEALGSMGFFLAFLRGVVANWLVCLGVTMALVSKSVPGKILACWLPITAFQSMGMEHIVVNQFLHTAGPILGSGVPFTKVIFWNFLPVTIGNIVGGMVFIGMLFYSTHRTTMENVLPTEHDDKLERELAAELGAR; this comes from the coding sequence ATGGACTACGTCCTTCCCAATGAGCTCGTTGACGGCATGATCGCCGCCGGCGGCAAGAAATCAACGGTCAGCATCAAGAACCTGCTGATCCGTGGCTTCTACTCCGGAGCCATTCTTGGACTGGCTGTGATCCTTGCTCTCACAGTCGGCATCCTCACCAAGCTTCCTTTCGTCGGCTCTCTGTTGTTCCCCTTCGGGTTCGCCAGCATTGTTCTGTTCGGAATGGAACTGGTCACCGGCAACTTCGCCCTACTTCCCATGGCGACATGGGCAGGGAAAAGTTCCTGGCCCGCCACGTTCCGCAACTGGATCTGGGTGTGGATCGGCAACTGGATCGGCACCGCTGTTGTGGCACTGATCATGGCCATCAGCCTGACCAGCGGCACCATGGACGGCGCGGCAGACAACGTCGGACCACCGATCTGGGACGCCGTGGCTCAGAAAATCATTGCTCTCAACCAGATCAACGTCGAAAAGAAATACGAGGCTCTCGGCAGCATGGGCTTCTTCCTTGCCTTTCTCAGGGGGGTCGTGGCCAACTGGCTGGTCTGCCTCGGCGTCACCATGGCCCTGGTGAGCAAGAGCGTCCCCGGCAAAATCCTGGCCTGCTGGCTTCCGATCACAGCGTTCCAATCGATGGGCATGGAGCACATCGTTGTGAACCAGTTCCTTCATACCGCAGGTCCGATTCTTGGATCGGGAGTGCCATTCACCAAGGTGATCTTCTGGAATTTCCTTCCGGTCACCATCGGAAACATCGTTGGCGGCATGGTGTTCATCGGCATGCTCTTCTACAGCACGCACCGCACCACCATGGAGAACGTGCTTCCCACAGAGCACGATGACAAACTCGAACGCGAACTGGCTGCTGAGCTGGGAGCTCGCTGA
- the cobA gene encoding uroporphyrinogen-III C-methyltransferase — protein MTTAEHPGTVYLVGAGPGDPELLTVKAQRLLSRCDALVYDSLVPEEVLDLVPESCERRFVGKRRGHHSVPQPSTNAVLLEMAQRHAVVVRLKGGDPFLFGRGGEEAAYLADRGIPVQVVPGVTAGIAAPAYAGIPVTHRRAGSSVTFVTGHEEIDKRRPSVNWRALATASDGLVIYMGLHNLPRIAEELMLGGLPAETPVAVIQQGTVSGQRCLRAPLAQVAAETRSQQFKSPSIVVIGEMIDHQVEACMPVPAAVTMPIPF, from the coding sequence GTGACGACCGCTGAACATCCAGGAACCGTTTATCTGGTCGGAGCTGGCCCCGGTGATCCGGAGCTGCTCACCGTCAAGGCTCAGCGTCTTCTGAGCCGTTGTGATGCGCTGGTCTATGACTCGCTGGTGCCGGAGGAGGTGCTTGATCTCGTGCCGGAGAGCTGCGAGCGCCGTTTCGTCGGTAAACGGCGTGGCCACCATTCGGTTCCGCAGCCCAGCACCAACGCCGTGCTGCTGGAAATGGCCCAGAGGCACGCTGTTGTGGTCCGGCTCAAGGGAGGCGACCCCTTTCTGTTCGGTCGGGGTGGGGAAGAGGCCGCTTACCTCGCCGACCGCGGCATTCCTGTGCAGGTGGTTCCAGGGGTCACGGCCGGCATCGCTGCTCCGGCCTATGCCGGAATTCCCGTGACCCATCGTCGGGCAGGTTCCTCCGTCACCTTTGTCACCGGCCATGAGGAGATCGATAAGCGTCGTCCGTCGGTGAACTGGCGTGCACTGGCAACAGCCAGTGATGGATTGGTGATCTACATGGGTCTTCACAACCTGCCGCGCATCGCAGAGGAGCTGATGCTCGGTGGTCTGCCGGCGGAGACCCCGGTGGCTGTGATCCAGCAGGGAACTGTCTCCGGCCAGCGGTGTCTGAGGGCACCTCTGGCGCAGGTCGCAGCCGAGACCCGCTCCCAGCAGTTCAAATCCCCGTCGATCGTTGTGATCGGCGAGATGATTGATCACCAGGTGGAGGCCTGCATGCCAGTGCCTGCAGCGGTCACCATGCCGATTCCGTTCTGA
- a CDS encoding molybdenum cofactor biosynthesis protein MoaE: MATVQVEIRMAAFDPWEELSVWGGHAAASAVFIGRVRATAMDGRVLQALELEHYPGLCERLLEAMAERLRQTHAADRVLVLHRVGRLSPGEPIVLVAVEADHRGPAQHCAADLLEELKHRAPFWKREWCGDQGVWLNSNTSLWASDSRARGLSPEP; the protein is encoded by the coding sequence ATGGCCACCGTTCAGGTTGAGATCCGCATGGCCGCCTTCGATCCCTGGGAGGAGCTGTCTGTCTGGGGTGGGCATGCTGCGGCCAGTGCGGTGTTCATCGGTCGGGTCCGGGCGACGGCCATGGATGGTCGCGTTCTGCAGGCTCTCGAACTTGAGCATTACCCCGGCCTGTGTGAGCGGTTGCTTGAGGCGATGGCGGAGCGGTTACGGCAGACCCACGCAGCAGACCGGGTGTTGGTGCTGCATCGGGTGGGCCGCTTGTCGCCGGGTGAGCCGATCGTGTTGGTCGCGGTGGAGGCGGATCATCGCGGTCCAGCTCAGCACTGCGCTGCGGATCTGTTGGAGGAGCTCAAGCACCGGGCTCCGTTCTGGAAGCGGGAATGGTGCGGTGATCAGGGGGTCTGGCTGAACAGCAACACATCGCTGTGGGCTTCAGATTCCAGAGCCAGGGGACTGTCGCCAGAGCCATGA
- a CDS encoding phage capsid protein gives MSLDEAALWERLAQSRRAPLEPDWLGGVYSPSLSAELRWALCEKLGMLAERGWPEIEQLLQSHGAQKELVMAAGLCHQTQARDWLLTMLDNASDDDDDNLVVVQALGCWGSEIPGSVISRCLNHPGQQQRLAGLQLLSFRAHRLSDSELLTFCDGAIRDFRDPVVVAAIRVLQRRDGESISARLAEICQYGSITGADAAFRALGCIATPASRHHLMELSQTLEDDERRELASRELKQQFRQ, from the coding sequence ATGAGCTTGGACGAAGCCGCTCTTTGGGAGCGACTCGCGCAATCACGACGGGCTCCTCTGGAGCCTGACTGGCTGGGGGGGGTGTACTCCCCCAGCCTTTCTGCTGAGCTGCGCTGGGCCCTCTGCGAAAAACTTGGAATGCTGGCGGAACGTGGCTGGCCGGAGATCGAGCAGCTTCTGCAGAGCCACGGGGCTCAGAAAGAGCTGGTGATGGCAGCTGGTCTTTGCCACCAGACCCAAGCACGGGATTGGCTGCTCACCATGCTGGACAACGCATCGGATGACGACGATGACAACTTGGTTGTCGTTCAGGCACTGGGATGCTGGGGATCTGAGATTCCAGGCTCGGTGATCAGCCGTTGCCTGAACCATCCCGGCCAGCAGCAACGCCTTGCCGGTTTGCAACTGTTGAGCTTTCGGGCACACCGTCTCAGCGACAGCGAACTGTTGACGTTCTGCGACGGTGCGATCAGGGATTTTCGAGATCCCGTGGTGGTGGCGGCCATCCGCGTTCTTCAGCGCCGTGATGGTGAATCGATCAGCGCCCGCCTGGCAGAAATCTGCCAATACGGATCCATCACTGGAGCAGATGCAGCCTTCCGCGCTCTTGGTTGCATCGCCACTCCGGCGAGTCGGCACCACTTGATGGAGTTAAGCCAGACCCTTGAAGATGATGAACGTCGTGAACTCGCAAGTCGCGAGCTGAAGCAGCAATTCCGGCAATAA
- the moaC gene encoding cyclic pyranopterin monophosphate synthase MoaC: MADDLSHLNEQGEVRMVEVGDRAATRREAHASGAIRMMASTLEMVRRGETPKGDLLAVARVAAIQAAKRTWELIPLCHPLPLSGMEVTIEADEALPGLTLSCRCRTIGQTGVEMEAMTAVSVGLLTLYDMLKSVDPGMTIEAVRLQHKDGGRNGAWSR, translated from the coding sequence ATGGCCGACGATCTCAGCCACCTCAACGAACAGGGCGAGGTGCGCATGGTGGAGGTGGGCGACCGGGCCGCCACCCGCCGCGAAGCGCATGCCAGCGGTGCGATCCGGATGATGGCCTCCACACTGGAGATGGTCCGCCGCGGCGAGACCCCCAAGGGAGATCTGCTCGCCGTGGCCAGGGTGGCTGCCATTCAGGCCGCGAAACGCACCTGGGAACTCATCCCTCTGTGCCATCCCCTGCCCCTGAGCGGCATGGAGGTGACCATCGAAGCCGACGAAGCGCTGCCTGGGCTGACCCTCAGCTGCCGCTGCCGCACGATCGGTCAGACCGGCGTCGAGATGGAAGCGATGACCGCCGTCTCCGTGGGTCTGCTGACGTTGTACGACATGCTCAAGTCCGTGGATCCAGGCATGACGATCGAAGCCGTCCGGTTGCAGCACAAGGATGGGGGGCGCAACGGTGCCTGGAGCCGCTGA
- a CDS encoding ferredoxin--nitrite reductase, with translation MTISSPSRPYLDGKKLNKIEQNKAAKDGLLVGSEIEKFAELGWEQVDETDLQLRLKWFGMFWRPKTPGKFMLRLRVPNGVLSAHQLRIVASIVERYGEQGSCDITTRQNLQLRGVLLGDLPEILKRLKEAGLSTIQSGFDNPRNVTGNPIAGIDPNEIVDTRPYTSELQNFLTNNCEGNPEFSNLPRKWNTAVAGAKDNFLLHNDIVFHPVEKDGVMGFGVWIGGVLSSQMNAYAIPLNAWVKPDQICAMTDAVIKIWRDNGERDKRPKGRFRLYLDQIGLEAFRVMVEERFGPLTPDPGSVFDTTPRSHYGIHPQKQDGLSFAGVHVPVGRLKARDLQDLATASLDYGSGEVRLTEDQNVIFVGLSTDRIDAFKADPLLQRFPLQPGTIAAGTVSCTGSTYCGFALTNTKDQALAAAQELDQELDLPEELKIHWTGCPNTCGQAYMGAIGLTGTKAKNSDGEMGEGYTLTLGGSQGPNPAIGEIHRKAIPADEVKAVLKEVLIEQFGATPRN, from the coding sequence ATGACCATCAGCTCTCCTTCCAGGCCGTATCTGGATGGCAAGAAGCTCAACAAAATCGAGCAGAACAAGGCTGCCAAAGACGGTTTGCTTGTCGGCAGCGAGATTGAAAAATTTGCCGAGCTCGGTTGGGAGCAGGTTGATGAAACAGATTTGCAATTACGCCTGAAGTGGTTCGGCATGTTCTGGCGTCCGAAGACACCGGGCAAGTTCATGTTGCGCCTGCGGGTTCCGAATGGAGTTTTATCGGCGCATCAACTGCGGATCGTCGCCTCCATCGTTGAACGCTACGGAGAGCAGGGCAGTTGCGACATCACCACCCGACAGAATCTCCAGCTTCGAGGTGTGCTGCTGGGGGACCTTCCTGAAATTCTCAAACGACTCAAGGAAGCAGGCCTGAGCACCATTCAATCCGGCTTCGACAATCCCAGAAACGTCACCGGAAACCCCATCGCCGGCATCGACCCCAACGAAATCGTCGATACCAGGCCATACACGTCGGAGTTGCAGAATTTTCTCACCAACAACTGCGAGGGAAACCCCGAATTCTCCAACCTTCCGCGCAAGTGGAATACAGCTGTTGCCGGTGCCAAAGATAATTTTCTTCTTCACAACGACATTGTTTTTCACCCTGTGGAAAAGGATGGCGTCATGGGATTCGGAGTCTGGATCGGCGGAGTGCTGTCCTCTCAGATGAATGCCTATGCCATTCCACTGAATGCCTGGGTGAAGCCGGATCAGATCTGCGCCATGACGGATGCCGTGATCAAAATCTGGCGCGACAACGGTGAACGCGACAAACGTCCGAAAGGACGCTTCCGTCTCTATCTGGATCAGATCGGTCTGGAAGCGTTCCGCGTCATGGTCGAGGAACGCTTCGGACCCCTCACGCCCGACCCTGGTTCCGTTTTCGACACCACACCACGGTCCCATTACGGCATTCATCCTCAGAAACAGGACGGCCTGTCCTTCGCAGGCGTGCATGTTCCGGTCGGGCGCCTGAAAGCACGGGATCTGCAGGATCTGGCCACAGCAAGCCTTGATTACGGCAGTGGTGAAGTGCGTCTCACCGAAGACCAGAACGTGATCTTCGTGGGACTTTCCACCGACAGAATCGACGCCTTCAAGGCCGATCCTCTGCTGCAGCGGTTCCCGCTTCAGCCCGGCACGATCGCCGCCGGAACGGTGTCCTGCACCGGCAGCACCTACTGCGGATTCGCCCTCACGAACACCAAGGACCAGGCACTTGCAGCCGCTCAGGAACTTGACCAGGAACTGGATCTTCCCGAAGAGCTGAAGATCCACTGGACGGGATGCCCGAACACCTGCGGCCAGGCCTACATGGGTGCCATCGGTCTCACCGGCACCAAGGCCAAGAACAGCGACGGAGAGATGGGAGAGGGCTACACCCTGACGCTCGGTGGCTCTCAGGGTCCGAACCCTGCCATCGGAGAAATCCACCGAAAAGCAATTCCAGCCGATGAGGTCAAAGCCGTCCTGAAGGAGGTGCTGATCGAACAGTTCGGTGCCACGCCACGGAACTGA
- the glp gene encoding gephyrin-like molybdotransferase Glp, with protein MPGAAEPYGREGLGLAEARQRVLDAIRPLNRSESLKLAEARGRISAETLLARESVPGFRASIMDGYALGQSSQPQPGERWILKGLSAAGQPFDGSLETGEAIRILTGAALPDGADWVLPQELVTVCGSSIALNQDASDRPWIRGVDEECAQGDILLTPGQRLGPADLGRLAGCGVAELKVWQQPRIGLLISGDELVSPGRVRPNGAIWESNGTLLETMLQSLGQTVHHRRVVPDQPDALRQALGDLAITCDAVVSTGGVSAGDSDWIRQLAAELGEVHFWKLFLRPGRPFAFGCLGDGVPLFGLPGNPVAAAITALQLLWPALQKLEGQSEPELFPRLQVELADPLARRPGRPELARARLETQDDGTLLARVNGSQASSRIGSLQQADLLLEIPADADHLESGTRLWAQLLRPRLF; from the coding sequence GTGCCTGGAGCCGCTGAGCCGTACGGCCGCGAAGGTCTGGGTCTCGCTGAGGCCCGTCAACGCGTGCTGGATGCGATCCGACCGCTGAACCGCAGCGAATCGCTGAAGCTGGCCGAGGCTCGCGGTCGCATCAGCGCTGAGACACTGCTCGCTCGGGAGTCGGTACCGGGCTTTCGAGCCTCGATCATGGACGGCTACGCCCTGGGGCAATCCAGCCAGCCCCAACCCGGAGAACGCTGGATCTTGAAGGGTCTCTCCGCCGCTGGCCAACCGTTCGACGGCAGCCTCGAAACCGGGGAGGCGATCCGGATTCTCACCGGCGCTGCGTTGCCCGATGGCGCCGACTGGGTCCTGCCACAGGAACTGGTCACCGTGTGCGGATCCAGCATCGCCCTGAACCAGGACGCCTCGGACAGGCCCTGGATCCGTGGTGTCGATGAAGAATGCGCTCAAGGGGACATCCTGCTGACCCCAGGGCAGCGCCTGGGACCGGCGGATCTGGGGCGCCTCGCAGGCTGCGGAGTCGCTGAGCTGAAGGTGTGGCAGCAGCCACGGATCGGCCTGCTGATCAGTGGAGATGAACTGGTGTCACCTGGGCGTGTCCGACCGAACGGCGCCATCTGGGAAAGCAACGGCACGCTGCTGGAGACGATGCTTCAGTCGCTCGGCCAGACCGTTCACCACCGCCGCGTGGTGCCGGATCAACCCGATGCTCTGCGACAGGCCCTCGGCGACCTTGCGATCACCTGCGATGCCGTCGTCAGCACGGGAGGTGTCTCTGCCGGCGACAGCGATTGGATCCGCCAACTTGCCGCCGAACTCGGCGAGGTGCACTTCTGGAAACTGTTCCTGCGGCCAGGTCGCCCCTTCGCCTTCGGCTGCCTGGGAGACGGCGTTCCCTTGTTCGGACTGCCCGGAAACCCTGTGGCAGCCGCGATCACCGCTCTGCAACTGCTGTGGCCAGCGCTCCAGAAACTGGAGGGACAAAGCGAACCGGAACTGTTTCCTCGTCTGCAGGTTGAACTGGCCGATCCGCTGGCACGTCGACCGGGCCGACCTGAGCTGGCAAGAGCCCGACTCGAGACCCAAGACGATGGAACCCTTCTGGCAAGGGTGAATGGGTCTCAGGCGTCCTCCCGCATCGGGTCACTCCAACAGGCGGATCTGCTGCTGGAGATTCCTGCTGATGCAGATCACCTGGAATCCGGCACACGCCTCTGGGCTCAGCTGCTGCGACCCAGGCTGTTCTGA
- a CDS encoding DNA mismatch repair protein MutS, whose protein sequence is MAINPWPLLRNKSSTRSSRVLRLVVHGRSGGEVPVCLTTLVAVLQQRRSSPVQLEVLTAEAPEPCPTASTWLVPLLLWPGAHARIDAPAIRQRLRAEGKEVTMLPFLGAWHHWWDAVAAALAGLDSKRPVLVHHPLRSGVADRFLAGLTDRLGLPLLPFDRLEDHRKTDPEAQPLPLTLAPNRMTEALREAGGLPPLLEHSLTRQALIELLAALP, encoded by the coding sequence ATGGCCATCAATCCGTGGCCGTTGCTACGGAACAAGTCTTCGACCCGTTCCTCGCGCGTGCTGCGCCTGGTGGTGCATGGCCGCAGCGGCGGTGAAGTGCCTGTCTGCCTGACCACGCTGGTCGCGGTGCTTCAGCAGCGACGATCCTCTCCCGTTCAGTTGGAAGTGCTGACGGCTGAAGCTCCTGAACCCTGTCCGACCGCGAGCACCTGGCTGGTTCCTCTTCTGCTCTGGCCCGGTGCCCATGCCCGCATCGATGCTCCTGCCATCCGTCAGCGTCTGAGGGCTGAAGGGAAGGAGGTCACCATGCTTCCGTTCCTCGGTGCCTGGCACCACTGGTGGGATGCAGTCGCGGCTGCGCTGGCTGGACTTGACTCCAAGCGGCCTGTTCTTGTTCACCACCCTTTGCGTTCTGGAGTTGCCGATCGTTTCCTGGCCGGGTTGACGGACCGGCTCGGGTTGCCGTTGCTGCCGTTTGACCGCCTGGAGGATCATCGAAAGACCGATCCCGAGGCTCAGCCTCTGCCTCTGACACTGGCTCCGAATCGGATGACGGAAGCCCTGCGCGAGGCTGGTGGGCTACCCCCCCTCCTCGAGCATTCCCTGACTCGTCAGGCCCTGATCGAACTGTTAGCTGCTCTGCCGTGA
- a CDS encoding nitrate reductase associated protein yields the protein MARSSMSASHCFAFEQDFIGTWRCIPLCVRRKLDLVGVKLKLSHWLALSQRQRQALVDWSDAADALDQMRQHLRTISREMADGVVRDLPPAVDEPWQQGTALPDEIHSAAEARGVDLTPQQWAAISELDRFALCKLVRPGHDHHNLEAALSEVLG from the coding sequence ATGGCCCGCAGCAGCATGTCCGCCAGCCATTGTTTTGCCTTCGAACAGGACTTCATCGGCACTTGGCGCTGCATTCCTCTCTGCGTGCGCCGCAAGCTGGATCTGGTCGGTGTGAAGCTGAAGCTCAGCCATTGGCTCGCTCTTTCGCAGCGTCAGCGCCAGGCCCTTGTGGATTGGTCAGACGCCGCCGATGCTCTCGATCAGATGCGCCAGCACCTGCGAACCATTTCGCGGGAGATGGCCGATGGCGTCGTCAGAGATCTTCCGCCGGCTGTCGATGAGCCCTGGCAGCAGGGAACCGCGCTGCCGGATGAGATTCACAGCGCTGCTGAGGCAAGGGGCGTGGACCTGACGCCACAGCAGTGGGCAGCGATCAGTGAGCTGGATCGCTTTGCCCTGTGCAAGCTGGTGCGGCCCGGGCATGACCACCACAATCTCGAGGCTGCTCTCAGCGAAGTGCTGGGGTGA
- the moaB gene encoding molybdenum cofactor biosynthesis protein B, which produces MGLSIALLTISDTRSLADDASGDHLQNSLEAAGHRLKERALCPDDRYRIRAELSRWIADADVDVVISSGGTGLTGQDGTPEAVAPLLDKTIDGFGELFRVLSFQSIGTSTLQSRCLAGVANGTFVFVLPGSLDAVTTAWDRLIRAQLDPQTRPCNLAQLRTRLRE; this is translated from the coding sequence TTGGGCCTTTCCATCGCCCTGCTCACCATCTCCGACACGCGTTCCCTCGCCGATGACGCCAGCGGTGATCACCTGCAGAACAGCCTGGAAGCCGCCGGCCATCGGCTCAAAGAGCGAGCTCTCTGCCCCGATGACCGCTATCGGATCCGAGCAGAACTGAGCCGCTGGATCGCCGATGCCGATGTCGACGTGGTGATCAGCAGCGGCGGTACCGGGCTGACCGGCCAAGATGGCACACCGGAGGCCGTCGCCCCCCTGCTGGACAAAACAATCGACGGCTTCGGCGAACTGTTCCGGGTGCTGTCCTTCCAGAGCATCGGCACGAGCACATTGCAAAGCCGATGTCTGGCCGGCGTCGCCAACGGCACGTTCGTCTTCGTGCTGCCGGGATCTCTGGATGCGGTCACAACAGCCTGGGACCGCTTGATCCGCGCTCAGCTGGATCCGCAAACCCGCCCCTGCAACCTGGCTCAGCTGCGAACCCGTCTGCGGGAATGA
- the cynS gene encoding cyanase translates to MAAPTQATVTATLMAAKKAKGLSFADLEAAMGLDEVWVASLFYGQATASKEEAEKLAELLSLDPAMTAAIQEFPTKGSLEPVIPTDPLIYRFYEIMQVYGMPLKDVIQEKFGDGIMSAIDFTLDVEKVEDPKGDRVEITMCGKFLPYKKW, encoded by the coding sequence CTGGCCGCGCCCACGCAGGCCACGGTGACGGCCACTCTGATGGCTGCCAAGAAAGCCAAGGGTCTCAGCTTCGCTGATCTCGAGGCGGCCATGGGTCTCGATGAGGTTTGGGTGGCCTCTCTGTTTTATGGACAAGCGACTGCATCGAAAGAAGAGGCTGAGAAGCTGGCAGAACTGCTCTCTCTCGACCCGGCAATGACTGCTGCGATCCAGGAGTTCCCCACCAAGGGAAGTCTCGAACCGGTGATTCCGACTGACCCGCTGATTTATCGCTTTTATGAAATCATGCAGGTTTATGGAATGCCTTTGAAAGATGTGATTCAGGAAAAGTTCGGTGATGGCATCATGAGTGCTATTGATTTCACCTTGGATGTGGAAAAAGTCGAAGATCCCAAGGGTGATCGCGTGGAGATCACCATGTGCGGGAAGTTCCTGCCTTATAAGAAGTGGTGA
- a CDS encoding MoaD/ThiS family protein — MQSPDARTASDEKARVLRVLLFASLRERAGWEERTLPLPSESPTARQVWEGLHLGPLLGISIAVNQQLVDADQRLKAGDELAFLPPFTGG, encoded by the coding sequence GTGCAGAGCCCGGACGCTAGAACCGCATCAGATGAGAAGGCCAGGGTGCTGCGGGTGTTGCTGTTCGCCTCACTGCGGGAACGGGCCGGTTGGGAGGAGCGGACGCTGCCGTTGCCCTCGGAGTCGCCGACGGCGCGGCAGGTTTGGGAGGGTCTGCACCTGGGTCCGCTTCTGGGGATCAGCATTGCCGTGAATCAGCAGCTGGTGGATGCCGATCAGCGGCTCAAAGCCGGGGATGAACTGGCCTTTCTGCCCCCGTTCACGGGGGGGTGA